Proteins co-encoded in one Apteryx mantelli isolate bAptMan1 chromosome 4, bAptMan1.hap1, whole genome shotgun sequence genomic window:
- the LOC136991927 gene encoding olfactory receptor 4S2-like has protein sequence MENVSSVKEFILLGLSKNQGVQKICFVVFLFFYIVTVAGNLLIVVTVVSSQSLNSPMYFFLCHLSIADTCFSSVTAPKMIADFLVEKKTISFGGCMAQLFGFHISGGAEVFILTVMAYDRYFAICRPLHYTTLMTRRVCGWMVMGSWVGAFVHSLVQTLITISLPFCGPNEIDHYLCDVRPLLQLACTDTYVVGIIVVANTGMICLVSFIILLTSYIVILLSLKSRTSEGRKKALSTCGSHITVVILFFGPCTFTYIRPSSSLSEDKRLAVFFSIITPMLNPLIYTLRNEEVKSAMRKLWNR, from the coding sequence atggagaacgtaagcagtgtgaaggaattcattcttctgggcctttcaaagaaccaaggggtgcagaaaatatgttttgtggtgtttttgttcttctatattgttactgtggcaggaaatctgctcatcgttgtcactgtagttagcagtcagagtctgaactcccccatgtatttctttctctgccacctgtccattgcagatacttgcttctcttctgtcacagctcccaaaatgattgctgacttccttgttgaaaagaaaaccatttcctttgggggttgcatggcacagctatttgggtttcatatctccggtggcgctgaggtcttcatcctcacagtgatggcctatgatcgctactttgccatatgcagacccctgcactacaccaccctcatgaccaggcgtgtgtgtggctggatggtgatgggttcatgggtgggggcctttgtgcactccctggtgcagaccctcataaccattagcctccctttttgtggccccaacgaaattgaccactacctctgtgatgtccgtcccctactacaactggcctgtaccgacacctatgttgtgggcatcattgtcgttgccaatactggaatgatttgtttggtctctttcatcatcctgctcacatcctacattgtcattttgttatccttgaaaagccgaacgtccgaagggcggaagaaagccctctccacctgtgggtcccacattactgtggtgattctcttctttgggccatgcacattcacctacatacgcccatccagcagtctctcggaggacaagaggttagctgtgtttttcagtatcatcacacccatgctgaacccactcatctacacgctgagaaatgaggaggtgaaaagtgccatgagaaaactgtggaataga